The DNA segment AGCAACTCTTGCTGCATAGTTCTGCATTATAGCCCAAAACATCTAGCAACCAGCCAACAATAAGCTGTAAAAACAAATGATTATTATTTTGCAAACAAATGGGAGATGACCCCCTATATatgatatataaaattttaaaaatatcttggacttcttgaaaatttttagcaACAGTATCAATCATACTCAGAAATTCAACAATCCAGGGCACAGTCAAGATAGTTCTTTGTTTTTGAATGGCCACCTTAAGCAATTTAAGTGTATTGATCGGGATAACTCTGTGTTTTCTGAATGATGAGTGATAACTAGCTATATTAGCAGGCAAAATAGTATTTTCTCTATAAGGCAAGAAATATATATATCCAAGAAATTTCCCCAGCAATCTTAAAACAAGCACCAGAAATGTATAAATCTGTTTAGTGGACTTTGAGTCTGGGAACGAGCATAGATCAAAATCgttaagttctaaaattttggaaatgaatacaTCTGTCAAGTACTGATTAAAAGCTGGGGAAGATGTGTGCTGAATGAATTCAACAAAGAAATGTTGCACACCGTAAAACTTTGGAGGAGGATTAGGTTCCCCAGTACTGAATGGTGTCACAAACCGCTCttgtagtttttcaaatttacctGGGAAATGCTTCTGAATATTATTCAGCATTTCATCACACCCTTCATTTATTTCTAAACACATACATCTTGAGACaagttgaaattcaaaaaacagcGCTAGATGGTACATGTTTGAGCTGGAAGAAACTGAATTTATTAGACTCCTCACTTTACGTGCGAATCGATCTTGGAATTTCGAGTCTACACAATGAAATGACTGCATTTGCCATTCCTGCAAAAGTTCATTAAACAAGTGCTGCTGCCTTGCAAAATCTACAACATTATCTGCTTGAAACAtgtctttttggaaaaaatgaggTAAATAATTTGAGGGTAATGGCTTTACATCGTTACTAATAGAGAGTAAAGATGTTTGCAAGAACATAACTAGTTCAGAAGAAAAGTGGCACAAGAATGTGATTTTACTTATTAATGTTAGTGTAGCATTGTCTAATAGAAGAAGTACGTGATGTTGTTGATGGAGAACTGAAACTGCAAAATAAACACAATTATGAATAGAAGAAAAGATATTGTCTGTCTGCGGTTTATCTTTATCCGTAACTTTAGCCGTTATCAACTCAAACAAAAAGTATAGCTCTGCAACAATATTTGGTACCATTGCTTGGGTAAGTAGCAAATTATAAATATCAGAAAAAATTAGTAGCTGATCTTTGAGCGTGACCAGTTCTGGATCAGGTATCACATACTGCAAATTTTCCGTTTCTGGCGACTGGTTAGGCAAACTTTTTGTTGAATTGCTTGGAAATTTTGCTGTAGTATCTTGTGAAAGcttggttttagttatttttaacatCTCCCGTTCAGTCTTCAAACTTACATCTGCTTCAACATAAGGAGTTGTTTTAAAACAATCATTTGACAATTTAGGCGGCGGACTGGCAAAATCGGACTGAGAGAATCTTGGTGAAGCCTTAATACTGGTTTGAATAGTTGTTGGAGTAATTCTCTTTTTTCCTTTACCACCAATTGTCCTTTGACCAGGAGACAAAGTCACAATATTTTTATCGGAGGCGCCAAAAGAAGCCTGAACATTTCTTgtcttaaaattcaaatttttgtttttatctgccagagcaatattttctttttgcaatccaACTTCATGAATATTGTCACGATCATTCGGTGGGAGTCTTCTAATTGGGCATTTAAattcttcttcatttttctttacaTCAAGCTTGCTAACATTGTTGTCCACTTTGCTATCTTTAACGCATGCAGCGCTTTTTGCGGACTTTTTTGGAGTTGATGGAtaacaatttttaacatttttatttaatacccAAGAACAATTTTCTCTTACATAATTTACAAAATAACGGATAAATAACGAATTTTCAAAAGGGAAAGTTATACCTTCGTCTTTGGTATGATTTGAATTCAACCAgtgtaaaaaatccttaaaatttatttttccacatAAAACATCGTTCAAGATAAGATCAGCCATAGTTCTAATTAAAACGTCTTTCCGTTCTTGTCCATATGTAGGATTAAAATGAGAAATGGTAAAAAACTCTGTTCTCACATCTCATCAtcaaaaatgacattaaactttCAATTTCACTGATGTCAATAACAACATATTCAATTTTGAGTAGCATATATGTCGAACTCGCGTGCTTTTACATGATCCGGCAGCTTTAACATtacttgttattttttctttttaagtttgtGCACGATATGGTGCATATCAATTCGTGATCAGACTTTAATTTCATCTTTCATCaattcattttgtttcatttgacTCGTATGCGTAGAGAACGCGAGAACTGTGTGCCAAAAGCTTCTCCTCTCCATATCTTTGTTATAATGCTTCATATGCAGACTTCCTATTTTTACTCGAGTCCCTGTAAAAAACAGTTTAGGAATAGTTCTTAAGTTTAATTATAAACTAGTTTATgaaatcgttaaaaaaatatgtttttgtttaatgtttttttttttactgtacacCATTAATAAAGTAACTTAACTTCATCCGTAACGGTTTTATCAAAAGAATGTCTTTGTCAAATATGGCGATAAGCAACAGAATCCAGCAACCTTTTTCTGATATGGCGCCTAGATTTTGCTGCATGTAACGGACAATTTTCCTTTCATCAACAAAGGTTACGTTCTACAAGCTCGACCGGTAGCGCCCgcttagttaatcacgtgacagctaattatcacgtgctccaatccacCAATCAACAGCTGAAAATGGTAACGGATAGATGATAGGCTACATGGACAATGCTAATAAAttgactttctcatttagactatcattccaggcttagaaggctaaaaatgtagtcttgagcaaagaagagaccgaggggacatgattcagttgtttaaatttattaaaatgtaagatgttacggggctgaaatttagcactgaaaacaggacaaggggtcattgttttaagctatttaaatctcaggctaacatggatattaggaaaaattattattataaccgggtagtggaaccttggaacagcttactggaagaggtggtaatgagcacgggagtagatagtttcaagagggccattgatcttcactggggattgtaaattgactaggaccagtctagctgggcccagagcctgttgctggtcgtcacttttgtatttgtatttaggGCCTGAACTCGGATTTCAAGTAGTTAGTCAGCATAGACAAATTTGAAGTCTCAGCCAAAACTCAAAAGTTTTAGTCAAAgattaattgtaaaattttaattgatacaTTTATACAGTCTGACATTGATTTAACGAACCTGTATTTAACGAATTttgcgatttagcgaatttttctttttccaccacaaaaatgaaggcaaaaacccttACCAAACAATAAACtccgaaataaattattttaacagccaaaaaaaatttttttttttgtttatttgagttATAGGAAATATTGAGTTGTTTTCTAaatcagtgcttctcaacctttttttactttgcggcacacttaagaaatttctaggtCAACGGGGCACACTAAAAGTAATTTTGCAATGGtaaaatagaaatgtttttatggttctCTGGTAAAAAGACGTGGAGGGGggacttttttcatatgaataaaacaattataactaacgtagtgtatttaaatttatttagaaagtagaaatatttggAATGTATTGAAGTTgataataaacaacaaaactacctatatctgactttacagaaaattatatgcttgttttaaagcatttctgtcaaacatgtcattaaagtgcacactgcagttaaacgatttatcaaaaaatgtctcaagaaagaagcaagcaagaaattaaaaccaagcacttaacttccgtttgacactaatgagacacttgaGCCTGCCTTGAGAAGAAAAGCCGTTTGATGTTCGATTCTATGCTGGAAGAGCTACAAGAAGTTCTTGATaaggctctttagagatgatctccggctgttttttttataagtgtgagggttgagaagctgagttcgcaaagatatgtagttgaaaatggtagcagcacatcaatagcaagacaagagatggtgggatactcatttttaaccagcaaccaaaatttgTTCAGAAGCACTTCGCTCAACCTCAGTTTAAAAGTACGGTGGCTCTTGAGATCCATAAATTCTTCTtgcgccttcaaagaaaggtctttaactgatgcatccaCAGAAGAAGAGAATGGAacgcgaatccagtcatactgttccatgttaatattcttaaaatagtGCTGAATTGTCCTGAAGTATATAACTAAATGTTCTACCACCACATTCAGCAccttttcttccatgccatttccttcacataccatgttgacggtccgtttgaacatgtccaatgagcaACGATCTACTTCTCTCCactatttgtcttgcaacaaactggcgtactacatttcgttttataaaatcaaaaactgtcgtacctcgTCCCTCAATTCGAAAATTCTTGATAGTGCCTTACCACATGATAGCCAGTGAATCTCTGGACgaagaagtagggagtggtgatctgTCCCCAGTTCTTCACaacggagaaaaggcgagaacTAATAAGCCTCGATTTTTTGTGGAgttcacgattttcacgactttagccaaagctgacttcagctcatctggtaagttctaTGCCATGAGAGCTTCATGATGGAGGAAACggtgtatggttttaatttctagtttgctaagtctcagaatcgagctttgagaaactacgataaaatgaaattagtatcagaactggaaaaaaggaaaacaaaagttaaagctgGGGCTAAAGTTCTGGATGGGACTTTACAATCCCTGTCTGGAAGAGGGGGCAATACTCCCGTTTGCggaagatttagaaaaaattctgtgctattagtttattttgtggAAATtagaatcagtttaaaaaaaactggaaGTAATATGATCACAAGAAGTGtaaaagaggtggggcagcaaatcccgcctctcccctGTTGGGTATGATCGACAGGgcgaattgagaagttacagaacgatacaaacgctattcggtcgtaactttaaacTAAAATACATCAagtctctttctttttttatataactacAAAAATACTGCGCCACCCAGGTTCCTTGTCGTGACGCACCAGTGTGCCGcagcacaccggttgcgaagccctgttCTAAATGTTACATCTATATTGTCCGaagcaaaaaaagacttttttttggaATCACCAATTTTTGATGGGTGAGAACCAA comes from the Uloborus diversus isolate 005 unplaced genomic scaffold, Udiv.v.3.1 scaffold_359, whole genome shotgun sequence genome and includes:
- the LOC129233364 gene encoding codanin-1-like, which translates into the protein MCLEINEGCDEMLNNIQKHFPGKFEKLQERFVTPFSTGEPNPPPKFYGVQHFFVEFIQHTSSPAFNQYLTDVFISKILELNDFDLCSFPDSKSTKQIYTFLVLVLRLLGKFLGYIYFLPYRENTILPANIASYHSSFRKHRVIPINTLKLLKVAIQKQRTILTVPWIVEFLSMIDTVAKNFQELIVGWLLDVLGYNAELCSKSCSLEFLEGDQLKGIDSEQLVDKQLIHECCLYLVEFKVLIYNFVHGIKTKSQKVRKITPLTTAKPKHSSINTQELESQLVEAFSTLRASSLKKIVKTIKFISKCMVSKVIRKIDIELKNIKLKYAENVRQSKQDPAQASKNNPFEQNQQRG